A single region of the Plantactinospora soyae genome encodes:
- a CDS encoding phosphotriesterase family protein, producing the protein MTSTDPIGTVETVLGPVDPTALGAVDAHEHLFLRTPALPGDDFHDLDQMAAEAADVRRSGIATIVELTPVGLGRDPRKLAELSRRTGVHVVASTGFHRDAHYPAGHWVYREPVETLVEVLTTDLVDGMDARDWQGPVPDPTPYRAGVVKVGGSYQQISAAEARRFTAGGQAAARTGVAVAVHCEVGTTGHEALDRLADAGLPSDRVMLAHLDRNPDPALHAALATRGAYLLYDTVGRVKYRPESALIALIADLVAAGHGDRILLGTDVGRRGMLRAYGGGPGMDVLGTTFLPRLVGALGQPVVDRIMHDNPARVLTRRGN; encoded by the coding sequence ATGACTTCCACCGACCCGATCGGCACCGTCGAGACCGTGCTGGGGCCGGTCGACCCCACCGCACTCGGCGCGGTCGACGCCCACGAGCATTTGTTCCTGCGTACCCCCGCGCTGCCCGGGGACGACTTTCACGACCTCGACCAGATGGCGGCCGAGGCAGCGGACGTACGGCGGTCCGGCATAGCGACCATCGTCGAACTAACCCCGGTCGGGCTGGGCCGCGACCCGCGGAAGCTGGCGGAGTTGAGCCGGCGCACCGGCGTCCACGTGGTGGCGTCGACCGGCTTCCATCGCGACGCCCACTACCCGGCCGGCCACTGGGTCTACCGGGAGCCGGTCGAGACGCTGGTGGAGGTCCTGACGACCGACCTGGTCGACGGCATGGACGCGCGCGACTGGCAGGGACCCGTACCCGATCCGACGCCGTACCGCGCGGGGGTGGTGAAGGTCGGCGGGTCGTACCAGCAGATCAGCGCGGCCGAGGCGCGGCGGTTCACGGCCGGCGGGCAGGCGGCGGCACGCACGGGAGTCGCGGTCGCCGTGCACTGTGAGGTCGGCACGACGGGGCACGAGGCCCTGGACCGGTTGGCCGACGCGGGCCTGCCGTCCGACCGGGTGATGCTGGCGCACCTCGACCGCAATCCCGACCCGGCGCTGCACGCAGCGCTGGCCACCCGTGGCGCCTATCTGCTCTACGACACGGTGGGCCGGGTGAAGTACCGGCCCGAGTCCGCGTTGATCGCGTTGATCGCCGACCTGGTGGCGGCCGGGCACGGCGACCGGATCCTGCTCGGCACCGATGTCGGCCGCCGGGGGATGCTGCGGGCGTACGGCGGCGGGCCCGGCATGGACGTGCTGGGCACCACCTTCCTGCCCCGGCTCGTCGGCGCGCTGGGCCAGCCGGTGGTGGACCGGATCATGCACGACAATCCCGCGCGCGTGCTCACCCGGCGCGGCAACTGA
- a CDS encoding SDR family NAD(P)-dependent oxidoreductase, translating to MRVLVCGATGGIGSACVDLLAGRGDQVVGVDRDSIDITVPGGAERAVAYALETLGGLDGVVHAIGMSGRRLGDGPVSVCTDDGWREVSRVNLDSVFWLLRACLPVLSANGGGSVAVVGSALARALDADFLTAAYAASKSAVEALVRVAAFEGASAGVRVNVVAPGLVDTPMASRAVADPRISARLGSLMPLGGTVVAPRDVAEAVGWLLAPESARVTGAVVPVDGGWTLR from the coding sequence GTGAGGGTGCTGGTGTGCGGCGCGACCGGCGGCATCGGGTCGGCCTGCGTCGACCTGCTGGCGGGGCGGGGTGACCAGGTGGTCGGCGTCGACCGCGACTCCATCGACATCACGGTCCCGGGTGGCGCCGAGCGGGCCGTCGCGTACGCGCTCGAGACGCTGGGCGGGCTCGACGGCGTGGTGCACGCGATCGGCATGTCGGGACGGCGCCTCGGTGACGGGCCGGTCAGCGTGTGCACCGACGACGGGTGGCGGGAGGTTTCGCGGGTCAACCTCGACTCGGTCTTCTGGCTACTGCGCGCATGCCTGCCCGTGCTGTCGGCGAACGGCGGCGGCTCGGTGGCCGTGGTGGGCTCGGCGCTCGCCCGCGCCCTCGACGCCGACTTCCTCACCGCGGCGTACGCGGCGAGCAAGAGCGCGGTCGAGGCACTGGTCCGGGTGGCCGCATTCGAAGGCGCGTCCGCGGGCGTACGGGTGAACGTCGTGGCGCCTGGCCTGGTCGACACGCCGATGGCGAGCCGGGCGGTGGCCGACCCGCGGATCAGCGCCCGGCTCGGCTCGCTGATGCCGCTGGGCGGCACCGTGGTGGCCCCGCGTGACGTCGCCGAGGCGGTCGGCTGGCTGCTCGCCCCGGAGTCCGCGCGGGTGACCGGTGCCGTCGTCCCGGTCGACGGCGGGTGGACGCTGCGATGA
- a CDS encoding golvesin C-terminal-like domain-containing protein, with translation MSRERIGRREFTLGLAAGAAAVGGLPALAATPASAAPPATAAGTGKEKRPHPAAPFFTETTLWDSELDPLENYHVHGLAVLPNDTILAATEGRHEVCDAGPRDLLLRRSTDGGETWSPTQTVVPSVDGQSWGNPALVVDRTTGEVFLFYMLSLRLPENTSCSGDSGDLFVVSSRDDGVTWSTPRSLSGLFDHFPYEWALHGPGPGHGIQLDNGRLLLNVLHRRVIVGNTVAQRFYGVAPVYSDDHGRTWQATGEVPVSVDYPINEARVVQRSDGTVLINGRAAAGGNRQRIVSVSEDRGLTWSPAKLDGSTGVFNAVDAGLSRYTGGPGSREVDRILFSRPDSPMRWNLTVSVSYDEGYSFRYSRVVNPKRSYYSDLARLSDGTIVLLYGCDGDIPSAPRRVAVARFNLEWLTQGRDSLATGPGLDERTYDLGGTVKGARRSGGTVAVVREPTARGGSRAARSVWTPTAIGDFIEYPITVGRGGEREAVLRYYRPVDGGVVAVTIDGVRPRRSTVDTTAESSEGYDVVNLGTVRLRPGRSRVRFTLVGAGRGGGTRVSLDELSLIEGPGADVREEVTVDNGEQGFSTVSGGTWTAGTGVAGYHGSNYLSRPAGIGGNVVGWRPALPGDGRYEVLVSYPAASNRATNAPYTVHHAEGTDVVPVDQKVRGVPEPRGGEWVSLGVFTFAAGIDGSVELSDDADGFVIADAVRFLRR, from the coding sequence ATGTCGCGCGAACGGATCGGACGTAGAGAGTTCACCCTCGGGCTGGCGGCCGGGGCCGCCGCGGTCGGTGGCCTGCCCGCGTTGGCCGCCACCCCGGCCAGCGCCGCTCCGCCGGCCACGGCCGCCGGCACTGGCAAAGAGAAGCGCCCGCATCCTGCGGCCCCGTTCTTCACCGAGACCACATTGTGGGACTCCGAACTCGACCCGCTGGAGAACTACCACGTGCACGGCCTGGCCGTGCTGCCGAACGACACGATCCTGGCCGCCACCGAGGGCCGGCACGAGGTCTGCGACGCCGGCCCGCGCGACCTGCTGCTGCGACGCAGCACCGACGGGGGCGAGACGTGGAGCCCGACCCAGACCGTGGTGCCATCGGTCGACGGTCAGTCGTGGGGCAACCCGGCACTGGTCGTCGACCGGACCACCGGTGAGGTGTTCCTGTTCTACATGCTCTCGCTGCGGCTGCCGGAGAACACCTCGTGCTCAGGCGACAGCGGCGACCTCTTCGTCGTGTCGAGCCGCGACGACGGGGTCACCTGGAGTACGCCGCGCAGCCTCTCCGGCCTGTTCGACCACTTCCCGTACGAGTGGGCGCTGCACGGGCCCGGCCCGGGACACGGCATCCAACTGGACAACGGCAGACTGCTGCTCAACGTGCTGCACCGGCGGGTCATCGTCGGCAACACCGTGGCGCAGCGGTTCTACGGCGTCGCCCCGGTCTACAGCGACGACCACGGTCGTACCTGGCAGGCGACCGGTGAGGTGCCGGTGTCGGTGGACTACCCGATCAACGAGGCGCGGGTGGTGCAGCGCAGCGACGGTACGGTCCTGATCAACGGGCGGGCCGCCGCTGGCGGTAACCGGCAACGGATCGTCTCGGTCAGCGAGGACCGGGGTCTGACCTGGTCACCGGCGAAACTCGACGGCTCCACCGGGGTGTTCAACGCGGTCGACGCCGGGCTGTCCCGGTACACCGGCGGCCCGGGTAGCCGGGAGGTCGACCGGATCCTGTTCAGTCGGCCGGACTCGCCGATGCGTTGGAACCTGACCGTGTCGGTGAGCTACGACGAGGGCTACTCGTTCCGGTACAGCCGGGTGGTGAACCCGAAGCGGTCCTACTACTCCGACCTCGCCCGGCTCTCCGACGGCACCATCGTGCTGCTGTACGGGTGTGACGGCGACATTCCCAGCGCGCCCCGCCGGGTGGCGGTGGCCCGGTTCAACCTGGAGTGGCTGACCCAGGGGCGGGACAGCCTGGCGACCGGCCCGGGACTCGACGAGCGGACCTACGACCTCGGCGGCACCGTCAAGGGCGCCCGCCGGTCCGGCGGTACCGTCGCGGTGGTCCGGGAGCCCACCGCCCGGGGTGGCAGCCGGGCCGCCCGATCCGTCTGGACCCCGACGGCGATCGGCGACTTCATCGAGTACCCGATCACGGTCGGTCGGGGCGGCGAGCGGGAGGCCGTGCTGCGGTACTACCGACCGGTCGACGGTGGCGTGGTCGCGGTGACCATCGACGGGGTACGGCCACGCCGGTCGACGGTCGACACGACGGCGGAGAGTTCCGAGGGCTACGACGTGGTCAACCTCGGGACGGTCCGACTGCGCCCGGGCCGGTCCCGGGTCCGTTTCACGCTCGTCGGCGCCGGTCGGGGCGGCGGTACCCGGGTCAGCCTCGACGAGCTGAGCCTGATCGAGGGCCCGGGGGCGGACGTCCGCGAGGAGGTGACCGTCGACAACGGCGAGCAGGGGTTCAGCACCGTCTCCGGCGGCACCTGGACGGCGGGCACCGGAGTCGCCGGCTACCACGGGTCGAACTATCTCTCCCGGCCGGCCGGTATCGGCGGCAACGTCGTAGGCTGGCGGCCCGCCCTGCCAGGCGACGGCCGGTACGAGGTGCTGGTCTCCTATCCTGCGGCGTCGAACCGGGCCACGAACGCCCCCTACACGGTGCACCACGCCGAGGGCACGGACGTCGTACCCGTCGACCAGAAGGTGCGAGGGGTCCCGGAGCCGCGCGGCGGCGAGTGGGTCTCGCTCGGCGTCTTCACCTTCGCCGCCGGGATCGACGGCTCGGTGGAACTCAGTGACGACGCCGACGGGTTCGTCATCGCCGACGCGGTGCGGTTCCTCCGGCGCTGA
- a CDS encoding ROK family protein, giving the protein MSVVLGIDLGGTALKWAVRPPDATARDLIAHGSMPTGADRTAIVAAMTDLVHRVDVEHGRVHAVGVGVPGHVDRATGVVRFLPNVSGDWGGFPLGAALRRDTGRPITVLNDARAFCLAELTMGAARGRRDALFLTLGTGVGGGVAVGGRLLVGSDDRLGEIGHLTYDRSGPRCGCGNRGCLELYASGPALVRGLRERTGRRPDSPRAVVAAADAGDGPAAEVLARAGRAIGETLASLCAVLPAEVAVIGGGVAAGLPALRPHIERALAERAEFIGPVAVVAAALGPMAGALGAALAASSHPDEPSGRAATGRSHRADEPERRST; this is encoded by the coding sequence ATGAGCGTGGTTCTCGGCATCGATCTCGGCGGCACCGCCCTCAAATGGGCCGTCCGCCCGCCCGATGCCACGGCCCGCGACCTGATCGCCCACGGCAGCATGCCCACCGGCGCCGACCGCACCGCCATCGTCGCCGCCATGACCGACCTCGTCCACCGGGTCGACGTCGAGCACGGACGGGTCCACGCGGTCGGGGTCGGCGTCCCGGGCCACGTCGACCGCGCCACCGGTGTCGTCCGGTTCCTGCCCAACGTATCCGGCGACTGGGGCGGGTTCCCGCTCGGCGCCGCGCTGCGCCGGGACACCGGCCGGCCGATCACCGTCCTCAACGACGCGCGGGCCTTCTGCCTCGCCGAGCTGACCATGGGCGCGGCGCGGGGACGCCGCGACGCGCTCTTCCTCACCCTGGGCACCGGCGTCGGCGGCGGCGTGGCCGTCGGCGGCCGGTTGCTGGTTGGCTCGGACGACCGGCTCGGCGAGATCGGGCACCTGACCTACGACCGGAGTGGGCCGCGCTGCGGCTGCGGCAACCGCGGCTGCCTCGAACTGTACGCGAGCGGGCCGGCGCTGGTGCGTGGCCTGCGGGAGCGCACGGGACGCCGGCCGGACAGCCCCCGGGCCGTGGTCGCCGCCGCCGACGCGGGCGATGGGCCGGCCGCCGAGGTGCTGGCCCGGGCGGGCCGCGCCATCGGCGAGACGCTCGCCAGCCTCTGCGCCGTGCTGCCGGCGGAGGTGGCCGTCATCGGTGGTGGCGTGGCGGCCGGGCTGCCCGCGCTGCGCCCGCACATCGAGCGGGCGCTGGCCGAGCGGGCCGAATTCATCGGACCCGTCGCGGTCGTCGCGGCCGCGCTCGGGCCGATGGCCGGCGCGCTGGGGGCCGCCCTCGCCGCCTCGAGCCACCCAGACGAGCCCTCGGGACGGGCCGCGACTGGGCGGTCACACCGTGCCGATGAACCGGAACGCCGATCAACCTGA
- a CDS encoding GntR family transcriptional regulator: MAATTPAYQVIERELRQMIAEAKPGDHLPSDAELCERFGVSRMTARQAVQRLAADGLLYRVSGSGTFVAQVPVHRRMNTLLSFTDEMRRRGLTASSVVLDARVRTGVGNEVLALRLPPRSAVVAIRRLRLADNVPMAVEQVRLPAVCAGVLTADLASTSLFTALERIGRVPTLAYGTLTAAAADADEADLLGVAVGAPLLVEQRTIHDQSEAPLEFTESRYVGGRYLFDVELLRQPPAG, encoded by the coding sequence ATGGCAGCCACCACCCCCGCCTACCAGGTAATCGAGCGGGAACTCCGGCAGATGATCGCCGAGGCGAAGCCCGGCGATCATCTGCCCTCCGACGCGGAACTGTGCGAACGGTTCGGGGTGAGCCGGATGACGGCCCGCCAGGCGGTGCAGCGACTGGCCGCCGACGGGCTGCTCTACCGGGTCTCCGGCAGCGGCACGTTCGTCGCCCAGGTGCCGGTGCACCGGCGGATGAATACGCTGCTCTCGTTCACCGACGAGATGCGCCGCCGGGGGCTCACCGCGAGCTCGGTCGTGCTCGACGCCCGGGTCCGCACCGGGGTCGGCAACGAGGTCCTCGCGCTGCGACTGCCGCCGCGCAGCGCAGTGGTGGCGATCCGCCGGCTGCGCCTGGCCGACAACGTGCCGATGGCGGTGGAGCAGGTCCGGCTGCCGGCGGTCTGCGCCGGCGTCCTCACCGCCGACCTGGCCAGCACGTCGCTGTTCACCGCGCTGGAACGGATCGGGCGGGTGCCGACGCTGGCCTACGGGACGCTCACCGCGGCGGCAGCGGACGCCGACGAGGCGGACCTGCTCGGCGTGGCGGTCGGCGCGCCGCTCCTGGTCGAGCAGCGCACGATCCACGACCAGTCGGAGGCCCCGCTCGAGTTCACCGAGTCACGGTACGTCGGCGGTCGCTACCTCTTCGACGTCGAACTCCTGCGGCAGCCGCCGGCCGGTTGA
- a CDS encoding LacI family DNA-binding transcriptional regulator produces the protein MVHGVPRRPTQADIARLAGVSQATVSLVLNERDTGARISPETRDRVLAVMREWGYVANASARSLAGGRNRIIGVYTFEPVFPTTSVDFYFPFLLGMEQEAAELGHDLLLFTSVGGERRMYRDGATRLTVADGALLLGRNPNVDEIERLRDSGYPFVYVGHREVSGASVSYVAADYTRATRELTERLFERGHERVAYARLGEGEAQPSTDREKGFRQALRAGAPRRPIGPVWTLASPEEVDGLVEEVVGAGITAVVAEQQLLAEEVRRATGRRGLSIPADLSIVVLGDPTGAHGDEVAWTGLEVPRQEMGRVATRLLVRSLDDAERTVVRESVSCPIVPGSTVGPARRSVSPR, from the coding sequence ATGGTGCATGGCGTTCCGAGACGGCCGACCCAGGCCGACATAGCGCGCCTTGCCGGGGTCAGCCAGGCGACCGTGTCGCTCGTGCTCAACGAGCGCGACACCGGGGCACGGATCAGCCCGGAGACCCGGGACCGGGTGCTGGCCGTGATGCGCGAATGGGGTTACGTCGCCAACGCCTCGGCCCGCTCACTCGCCGGCGGCCGGAACCGGATCATCGGCGTCTACACCTTCGAGCCGGTCTTCCCGACGACCAGCGTCGACTTCTACTTCCCGTTCCTGCTGGGGATGGAGCAGGAGGCGGCCGAGTTGGGGCACGACCTGCTGCTGTTCACCAGCGTGGGCGGCGAGCGGCGAATGTACCGCGACGGCGCGACCCGGCTGACGGTGGCCGACGGCGCGCTGCTACTCGGCCGCAATCCCAATGTCGACGAGATCGAACGGCTCCGCGACTCCGGCTACCCGTTCGTGTACGTGGGACACCGCGAGGTGTCCGGTGCCTCGGTCTCCTATGTGGCCGCCGACTACACCAGGGCCACCCGGGAGCTCACCGAGCGGCTGTTCGAGCGGGGCCACGAGCGGGTGGCGTACGCCCGCCTCGGCGAAGGCGAAGCGCAGCCCAGCACCGACCGGGAGAAGGGCTTCCGGCAGGCGCTGCGGGCCGGCGCACCCCGGCGACCCATCGGTCCGGTGTGGACGCTGGCGTCGCCCGAGGAGGTGGATGGCCTGGTCGAGGAGGTCGTCGGCGCCGGCATCACCGCCGTCGTCGCGGAACAGCAACTGCTCGCCGAGGAGGTTCGGCGCGCCACCGGCCGCCGTGGGCTCTCGATTCCGGCGGACCTGAGCATCGTGGTCCTCGGCGACCCGACCGGTGCCCACGGCGACGAGGTGGCGTGGACCGGTCTGGAGGTACCACGGCAGGAGATGGGCCGGGTGGCCACCCGCCTGCTGGTCCGCTCGCTCGACGACGCGGAACGGACCGTGGTGCGCGAGAGCGTCAGCTGCCCGATCGTCCCCGGCAGCACGGTCGGGCCGGCCCGCCGCAGCGTGAGCCCACGGTGA
- a CDS encoding golvesin C-terminal-like domain-containing protein — MSFRRRLLPGRGAYAAHENRASDVPFRVTHAFGTTTVRVDQRAAGTPDPRGGNWARLGVFAFDSGAGAKVELNGNANGYVVADAVRLRRF, encoded by the coding sequence GTGAGTTTTCGACGCCGGCTACTACCTGGTCGAGGTGCCTACGCGGCGCACGAGAACCGGGCGTCCGACGTGCCGTTCCGGGTCACCCACGCGTTCGGCACGACAACCGTACGGGTCGACCAGCGGGCGGCGGGAACACCGGATCCACGCGGCGGCAACTGGGCCCGCCTCGGCGTCTTCGCGTTCGATTCCGGAGCCGGCGCGAAGGTGGAGCTGAACGGCAACGCCAACGGTTACGTCGTCGCGGACGCCGTACGGCTGCGGCGATTCTGA
- a CDS encoding SIS domain-containing protein, with product MNWIRRASEVLDAITRTQGDAIEAASRLCAAAIGGGGVVHTFGSGHSRIPVEELFPRYGSYPGYHPIVELSMTFHTQIVGANGQRQAMFIERMEGLAEQILANFTLRSSDALMVFSATGLNAVPIEMAIQARKAAVPVIAVTSLASTHAAPARHSSGTRLADHADVVIDLCTPAGDALCDVDGSDVPVGPGSTLAAVAIVNEIKVRVAELLAPAGTLPPVLTSAALIGAEESQRRFEAAYLDHGTRAAAVLRGAR from the coding sequence GTGAACTGGATACGGCGAGCGAGCGAGGTGCTCGACGCGATAACGCGGACGCAGGGCGACGCCATCGAGGCGGCGAGCCGGCTCTGCGCCGCGGCGATCGGCGGCGGCGGTGTGGTGCACACCTTCGGCAGCGGACACTCGCGGATTCCGGTGGAGGAACTCTTCCCCCGGTACGGCTCGTACCCGGGCTACCACCCCATCGTCGAACTCTCGATGACGTTCCACACCCAGATCGTCGGCGCCAACGGCCAGCGGCAGGCCATGTTCATCGAACGGATGGAGGGCCTCGCCGAGCAGATCCTGGCCAACTTCACGCTGCGGTCCAGCGACGCGCTGATGGTGTTCAGCGCGACCGGCCTGAACGCGGTGCCGATCGAGATGGCCATCCAGGCCCGCAAGGCGGCAGTGCCGGTCATCGCCGTCACCTCCCTGGCGTCGACGCACGCGGCACCGGCGAGGCACAGCTCGGGGACCCGGCTCGCCGACCACGCCGACGTCGTCATCGACCTCTGCACGCCGGCCGGCGACGCCCTGTGCGACGTCGACGGCAGCGACGTCCCGGTCGGCCCCGGCAGCACCCTGGCCGCAGTGGCGATCGTCAACGAGATCAAGGTCCGGGTCGCCGAACTGCTCGCGCCGGCCGGCACCCTACCGCCGGTGCTCACCAGCGCGGCGCTGATCGGGGCCGAGGAGAGCCAGCGACGGTTCGAGGCCGCCTATCTCGACCACGGCACCCGAGCCGCTGCGGTGCTGCGGGGTGCACGGTGA
- a CDS encoding FAD-dependent oxidoreductase produces MTPIESTDGLPEIWSGDVAVVGGGSAGCAAAVAAARAGARTLLIEAAGFLGGTGAAVLDTFYGFYAPGAAGERVVGGVGWEVARRLLDSGDAFERPNTYGAGTGVTYEPEALKLVWDDLTEAAGVAVLLHATLTGVVGEGRRVTGLVVATKAGNRLVRASAVVDASGDAEVAWRTGAAVERPSAEQRVQPLTATFRLGGVDTSALSTKELHRRMAEAADSGRYRLPRREGSVHRTVLPGVVHTNLTRVSGVDPTDPWQLARAESQGRAQVAEYVRFLVNEVPGYEAAYLLSTSVRIGVRETRRLVGRYVLTRDDVLAARDFPDAVARCGAPVEDHDGGESTIWAYVGGRPSGQTYGVPFRCLLPVELDNLAVAGRCLSATHDAHASVRSMAQCMALGQAAGTAAAIAADGTVAGLAVERLRDRLQAVGAIV; encoded by the coding sequence ATGACGCCGATCGAGTCGACGGACGGGCTGCCGGAGATCTGGAGCGGCGACGTCGCCGTCGTCGGGGGCGGCTCGGCCGGTTGCGCGGCGGCGGTCGCCGCGGCGCGGGCAGGCGCCCGCACCCTGCTGATCGAGGCCGCCGGGTTCCTGGGCGGCACCGGCGCCGCGGTGCTGGATACGTTCTACGGCTTCTACGCCCCAGGCGCGGCCGGCGAGCGGGTCGTTGGGGGCGTCGGCTGGGAAGTCGCGCGGCGCCTCCTCGACTCCGGCGACGCCTTTGAACGCCCGAACACCTACGGCGCCGGGACCGGGGTCACCTACGAGCCCGAGGCGCTCAAACTCGTCTGGGACGACCTGACCGAGGCGGCCGGGGTCGCCGTGCTGCTGCACGCCACGCTCACCGGCGTCGTCGGCGAGGGCCGGCGGGTCACCGGGCTGGTGGTCGCGACCAAGGCGGGCAACCGGCTGGTCCGCGCGAGCGCCGTGGTCGACGCGAGCGGCGACGCGGAGGTCGCCTGGCGGACCGGCGCCGCAGTCGAGCGACCGTCGGCCGAGCAGCGCGTCCAGCCGCTCACCGCCACCTTCCGGCTCGGTGGCGTCGACACCTCGGCGCTCTCCACCAAAGAGTTGCACCGGCGGATGGCCGAGGCGGCGGACTCCGGCCGGTATCGGCTGCCCCGCCGGGAGGGCTCGGTGCACCGCACCGTCCTGCCCGGCGTGGTGCACACCAACCTCACCCGGGTCAGCGGCGTCGACCCGACCGACCCGTGGCAGCTCGCCCGGGCCGAGTCGCAGGGGCGCGCCCAGGTCGCCGAATATGTTCGCTTCCTGGTCAACGAGGTCCCCGGCTACGAGGCTGCCTACCTGCTCTCCACCTCGGTGCGCATCGGCGTGCGCGAGACCCGTCGGCTGGTCGGGCGGTACGTGCTCACCCGCGACGACGTCCTGGCGGCCCGCGACTTCCCCGACGCGGTCGCCCGCTGCGGGGCGCCGGTCGAGGACCACGACGGTGGCGAGTCGACGATCTGGGCGTACGTCGGCGGGCGCCCGTCGGGGCAGACCTACGGGGTTCCGTTCCGCTGCCTGCTGCCGGTGGAGTTAGACAATCTCGCGGTCGCCGGGCGCTGCCTGTCGGCCACCCACGACGCGCACGCCTCGGTCCGGTCGATGGCGCAGTGCATGGCGCTCGGCCAGGCCGCCGGCACTGCGGCGGCGATCGCTGCGGACGGCACCGTCGCAGGGCTCGCGGTCGAGCGGTTGCGGGACCGGCTCCAGGCGGTCGGAGCCATCGTCTAG